One genomic segment of Bos javanicus breed banteng chromosome 23, ARS-OSU_banteng_1.0, whole genome shotgun sequence includes these proteins:
- the LOC133235895 gene encoding olfactory receptor 12D1-like: MLNQTSVTEFLLLGVTDIQVLQPVLFVIFLAIYIVNMAGNGVIMMVVISDSRLHSPMYFFLGNLSCLDICYSTVTLPKMMENFLSIHKTISFLGCISQLHFFHFLGSTESMLLAMMAFDRFVAICKPLHYTLIMNHQVCSQMAVTIWIIGFFHALLHSVMTSRLNFCGSNYIYHFLCDVKPLLELACGNTDLNEWLLHSVTGAIAMGPFSLTLLSYFYIIIYLFFKTRSCSMLHKALSTCASHFMVVVLFYAPVVFTYIHPASGSSVDQERIIAIMYSVITPVLNPLIYTLRNKEVEGALRRVIRRRL; this comes from the coding sequence ATGCTGAATCAAACCTCAGTCACTGAATTTCTCCTCCTAGGAGTGACAGACATCCAGGTACTGCAACCTGTTCTCTTTGTGATTTTCCTTGCAATTTACATTGTCAATATGGCTGGGAATGGAGTCATCATGATGGTTGTCATCTCTGATTCAAGACTCCATTctcctatgtattttttcctgggaaatctgtcATGTCTAGATATCTGCTACTCCACAGTGACTCTGCCAAAGATGATGGAGAACTTCCTCTCtatccacaaaacaatttctttCTTGGGATGCATAAGCCAGCTTCATTTCTTCCACTTCCTGGGCAGCACAGAGTCCATGTTGTTGGCTATGATGGCCTTTGACCGCTTTGTGGCTATctgcaaaccacttcattatacTCTTATCATGAATCATCAGGTCTGTAGCCAGATGGCTGTCACTATCTGGATCATTGGTTTTTTCCATGCCCTGCTGCACTCAGTAATGACCTCTCGCTTAAACTTCTGTGGCTCCAACTATATCTATCACTTCTTGTGTGATGTTAAGCCATTGCTGGAATTGGCCTGTGGAAACACTGACCTCAATGAATGGCTACTTCATTCTGTGACAGGGGCCATTGCCATGGGTCCATTCTCTCTAACCCTTCTCTCCTATTTCTATATTATTATCTATCTTTTCTTCAAGACCCGTTCTTGCAGCATGCTCCATAAAGCACTGTCCACGTGTGCCTCCCACTTCATGGTAGTTGTTCTTTTCTATGCCCCTGTTGTTTTCACTTATATTCATCCTGCCTCAGGTAGCTCTGTGGACCAGGAACGGATCATTGCCATTATGTACAGTGTGATCACTCCTGTACTAAATCCACTGATCTATACTTTGAGGAACAAGGAAGTAGAAGGGGCTTTGAGGAGGGTGATCAGAAGGAGACTCTGA
- the LOC133235896 gene encoding olfactory receptor 1M1-like, with the protein MNCSKNPDFVLSGLSSDPDKPQLLFGLFLALYLLSLLGNSLLLLAIGADIHLHTLMYFFLSQLSLVDLCFTTTTAHKMLETLWTSNGLISFSECLAQLYFFTVFADMDNLLLTAMAIDCYAAICHPLHYALLMTPCRCALLLGGSWGVPHSISLVHALLLSQLSFYSNQEIPHFFCDFRPLFRLACSDTHLNEDLTMVLTGLLGISPLLCIISSYAHIFLAVAWSPSAHGKKKALATCSSHLSMVILFYS; encoded by the coding sequence ATGAACTGCAGTAAGAACCCTGACTTTGTCCTCTCAGGACTGTCCAGTGACCCAGACAAACCACAGCTCCTCTTTGGTCTCTTCCTGGCCCTCTACTTGCTGAGTCTCTTAGGAAACTCGCTACTGCTGCTGGCTATTGGCGCTGACATCCACCTCCACACCctcatgtacttcttcctcagccaGCTCTCCCTGGTTGACCTCTGCTTCACTACCACCACAGCCCATAAAATGCTGGAGACTTTGTGGACCAGTaatggactgatctccttctcTGAGTGCCTGGCCCAGTTATACTTCTTCACAGTTTTTGCTGATATGGACAACCTGCTTTTGACTGCCATGGCTATTGACTGTTACGCTGCCATCTGCCATCCCCTGCACTATGCACTCCTAATGACTCCTTGCAGATGTGCACTGCTACTGGGTGGGTCATGGGGAGTGCCCCACTCTATCTCTCTTGTCCATGCCCTGTTGCTATCCCAGCTCTCATTCTATAGTAATCAAGAAATTCCCCACTTTTTCTGTGATTTCAGACCACTCTTTAGACTTGCCTGCTCTGATACCCACCTCAATGAGGACCTGACAATGGTTCTGACAGGACTCTTAGGAATCAGCCCTCTCCTCTGCATCATAAGCTCCTATGCCCATATTTTCCTTGCTGTAGCTTGGAGCCCATCAGCACATGGCAAAAAGAAAGCCCTGGCCACATGCAGCTCCCACCTCTCCATGGTCATCCTCTTCTACAGCTGA